CTGGCTCTACCGTAAGATTCACAGCGTACACCATCGCTTTCCCACGCCCATTGCGCTGTCTGGCAACTATATGCATCCGCTGGAATACATGCTGATCAGCTTGCTGGTAACCATCGGACCGGCTCTGATTGGAGCGCACGTTGGCGTTTTCTGGATCTGGGTTGTGTTCCGTCAGTGGGAGGCGGCCGAGCAGCACAGCGGCTATGACTTCCCTTTCAATCCCATGCGCTTGCTGCCGCTTTACGATGGCGCGCGCTATCACGACTTTCACCATTCCAAGTTCTTCGGCAACTACTCCGGTCTGCTGAGCTGGACGGACACGGTGTTTGGCACTCGAGCGCCGCGCTACGATGAGTACTTGAGTACGCGGCGCAGCGCTGCCGCGGAAGTGGAGGACCCCTTTGCCGGAGGCAAGGGCGATGTGGCTTGAGGAAAAGCGAGTACTACGATTTCGGCGCGGACCATTGTCGGCGCTGCTGCAACTGCCGCGCTTGCTGGCGCATTGGCGCGACAAAGAATGGTGGTACAGCGGACTGTATCATCCGCCCAGCGGCGTCTACCTGAGCTGGTATTGCGTTCGCGTTAACATTGCAGACAGCTTTACCATAACGCTCTTTGACCCCGCTTTGCCGCGGCCGCTGCAATGGACGAGGATACTCTACACCGAACCGAAAATTCCGCCGGAACAGTTGTCGCTTCATTACCAATCGCGCGGCGCCCAATTCAGCTACGAGGGGTCTCTGGAACGCGGCTGGCGTCTGCGATTCCGGAGCGGCGAATGGCAGGCTGATCTAGAGATCGCGCCAGGAACAAGCCCCTTTACCAAATTTGACAATGAAATTATCGAGCGCTACGCGCTGCTGCACCTATTTCAAAATACGGCCCGTGGAGAATTGTGTATCGGCGATCGCCGCTATATTTTCGATGGGGCCCTTGGCTATTACGACCATTGTTTTGGCCGCGTGCCGGCGCAAACCGGTTGGCACTGGCTGGCGGTGCAGAACAAGGACGCTGCGCTGGCCTCGCTCGTAAATTACGGTCCCTACGCTCAGCGTTACACAGAGGCCTACTTGCAGCCGGCAATTCCCGCCCCGCGCAATGCACAGTGGGTGCGGCTGGAACAGAGCGTCAGTTTTGAGCGAGAAAGACCCGCTGATTGGCGGCAGCCCTGGCGCGTCAGCTCTTCGGACATGAAACTTGATCTGGAAGTTTTGCAATACAGGACAAATGTGCAGCATATACCGCCGCTCACTCGATTCATCGTCGATCTAAAACACACCGAGGCCTACGTTCGAGCCACGGGCAGGCTGCGCATCGACGGCCGCTGGGTTGATCCGGGCCCCATGTATGGAGTGCTCGAGGAGCACTACGGGCGATGGTAGTCGCAGGCCGTCAGGACATGCCGCCGGTCGGAATTTCAGGGTGCTCGCGCATGTACTGCACCAGAGTCGGCGCATAGTCGGCGAAACGGGGACAGCGAATGCCGCTATTGGCGAGGTCGCGCAGGGCGTTGGTGCAGGTGTAATAGGTAGGATGTGTAAAGTAATCGAGCGCCTCCGGCGGAATGCGCATCCACTGCTGCAGGGGTGCGATATTTTCCAGCGCTTTGCGCGCCAGCATCGCCGGCAGGGGCGCGCGGATCAGCTGACGACCCGTGGCCTGCGCCAGGACGCTCAGCATTTCGCGAACTGTAAGCGCTTCTGGATCGGCCAGCGCATAGGTCCTGCCCAGCGAGCGCTCCTGACCGGAGAGCTCGGCCACGGCATCGACAACAAAATCGCGGGGCGCGACATTGACCCGCGTGTAACGGGCGCGCCCCAGGACCGGAGCGATCGCTATTTCTTTCTGGCGAAGCAGCAACTGAATGATGTAGTATGGTCCGTCGTATTTCTGCGTGGCGCCGCTGCGGCTGTCGCCCACTACGATCGACGGCCGATAGATCGTGGCCGGCAATCCAGCGGCCATGCTCTTGCGCACGGCGACTTCCGCCAGATGCTTGGTTTCCTCATAGTAATTGTTAAAGGGCGCCCCCCGGTCCAGGTCTTCCTCTGTAAAGGCGCCTGCGTAGCGGCCGCTGACATAGCAGGTGCTCATGTACTGGAAGCGACGCAGCTGGCGGCAGGCGCCGGCGAAGTGCAGCATGTTTTCCGTGCCCAGAACATTGACGCGCAGCGCAGGCTCGCGGGCCACGGCGAGATCATAGATTGCCGCCAGATGAAAAACTTCCACTACTTGCTCTGAAAGTTCTCCGAGGCCGGAGAGGCCAAGATCGGAGCGCACGATGTCGCCTTCGCGCAGCTCGACTCGATCCTGAAGCGGCGGATAGCGGGTCGTCAGGCTGCGCAAACGCTCTTCGGCGACAGCGCGAAATTCGCGCTGGATCAAACAGAGGGCGCGGACGCTGGCGCCATGCCTGGCCAGCACCCGCGGTAAAAGCTCGCTGCCCAGAAAACCGGGGAAGCCAGTAAAGAAGACAATCTCGCCCATCTGCGACGAGCTGGGCGCCGCTCCTTGCAATGCAAAGTCTTTTTGAGCGCAGCCGCTGCGGTGCACTCCACTCCTGGCCGCCGCGACCGGAAGTTGCCAGCTTTGCTGCTCCGAAAATGCTTGCGGCGCAAGCGCGGCGCGGGTCAAGGGGAAGCGTCAGCTTTACAAGCGACCGGGCAGTCGCTGCCTGTTGAACTATGCATATCCAATGGCGAATACTTGGCAAGGAACGACGGCGCGGCGACGTTCTGCTGCAGGCGCGCTACGGATTTCGCGTCGAGGGCCGGCTCGCTGAGCTGGAGTACAATCGTAGCTCCGCCGGTCCCATTTTTGCCGCGCTCTTTCAGGATAATGATCCCTTGCGTTTTCTCTACGCCGCCGGCGATCCGCCGCAATTGCAGGCCCGTCGTGGCAAGGACGTGGTGGCTGCGCTGGAATGGCGGCTGCAATCGCCGGACTTTCGCATCATGCTGGCCCCGCCGCGCAGCATGGCGCTTTCCTTTTATCGATACGCCATCGGGCAGAGCGAAGTGGCAATCAGTGAATTGGACAGGGCGCTGCCAGTCGGCCTGATGGATCGACAACGGATGATGTTTGAATTCGACGCTCAGCTGGATATGCCGCGCGCTTTGCTGCTGACGGCAGTTATCCTGGTCCTCGAAAACGAATGGGTCTACGCCCATCAACTTGCTTCAGGCGAGGCCTGAGCAAGCGCGGCGGATTGCTTGCGCCGCGCTTGCATTTCGCCCGCGTCAAGATCATTGCTGAAGTCGTAGTCTGCGCTGGATCCAAAAGGGACCGCTTCAATCACTTCAGCCAGGCGTTCAAAGGAAACAATCGGTCGGGACAGCAGCAGTCGCGTGGCGCGCTTCTTGCCCAGTCCGGGAATCTGTTCCAGTGCGCGCTGGCCCAATCGGTTGATCTGGATTGGCCAGCTCATGGTCAGGAGGCTGCGTTCTTCCGCGCCAAGGACAATAGCCGTAATGGGACGCTTTGCCTGGAACGCCGCCGTCGCCTGCGCATCGCTTTCCGGAATCTTGCAGGTCACAGGGTAGCTTCCCAGCGCTCGGCCCAGAAAGAATCCCTGGTTGCGCGCCTCCAGAATTACGTAGTGCAGACAGACGCCTGGCGGAAAATTTTTCAACAGCATCGGATGATCGATCTCTTTTCGAATTCGATCGCGGTAGTAGAGAAAGCGTTGCTCCAATGCCTGTGGCCGCCGGCGCTTGCGTCCGGCGCCGCCTTGCAGCTCCGGGTTTTTCTGCATTTGGTCCAGCTTCGTGCGCTGGAAGGTCACGGTCTGGCGGATGTTGATCCGTCGCAGCAAGAGTCCGCGATCCATTACTTGCTTCAAAAAGTTAAAGTTCTTCTCAAAACTGCCGTCCGACTCGCCCGGCAGTCCGTGGAGCAAATTGATGCCAGGTAGAAGACGCGGAATGCCGCCATCGCGAAGCGCGCCAAACTCATTGACGATCTCGATGGCCCGCATTGCTTGATCGGCGTCGCATTTCAGATCGTTGAGCTGAATCACCGCCGGGTCCGCGCTTTCCAGTCCCATGGCTGCGGTGTCGCCGGGCGTATTGTGCTCGGCGATGATGCGAATGATCTCGCGCGACTCTGCTGGAAAGGTGGCAATGAGTCCGGGATTGATATTGTCCAGATGCAACAGCTGCAAATCCGGCGCGGCCTGGCGAATGCCGGAGTACAGCGACTGCAAACTTTCGGGTCGCGGACGCGGAAAGGAATTCTGAAAATCATCCATGTCCGGCAGATAGGTCATCAGGTCCGCCTGGCGGCCCAATCGAAAGAAGCGATGACCCATGCGATATAACTCTGCAGTTTCGGCCAGGATGCCAGGCAGCGGACGAAATTCAGGTCTTCCGTAAAAGGCCTCCGTACAGAAGGAACAAAAGACATCGCGGGTGCAGCCGCGATAGGTTTCTAATTCCAGAATCAAATAAGGAAAATTGGGGTGCAGATTGCCAAGAAAGGCCCCGCGCTCGGCCCAGCGATCCACCTGCTGGTAGTTGCGTCGCGCGCCCAGAGCGGCGCCGTGCATGCTTTTCAATTCTTGCAGGCGATCGGACATCCGCCGACGGGCGCTGGCCGCTTCAAAGGCGTAGAGTTCAATATCGCCGCGCACCAGAATGCCGCCGCGCTGCTCGATAGCGCTGCGAATTTCAGTGGAAGCGTAGCGCAAGGGACCGCCCAGCAGCGTAATGCCGCCGCGGTTGTTGCGCTGCTGCCAGTCCAGAAATTCCAGCGTCTCGGCAACCGTTCCAATCTTGCCGCCCAGGTACTTGCCAGGCACCGTGGCCCCCGCAATGAGAATAGCCAGCTGCGGGCACTCTGCAAGACTCTTGCCTTGCGCACGCCATTGATCCACGGTCAGATAGCTGATGGCATGGGCGGGTATGCCAGCGTCCGCCAGCGCGCCAGCCACGTAGCGTGCGTAAGGGGACAGATAGGGCGGCACGCCAAAGCAGGCCGGTTCGTCCACGTAAAAGTCCAGGATCAGCATGCCGAATCAGGATCGTAGTTTGGCTTTACGCAAGCGGGCGATCCCGGAATCAAGTCCCGTCGCAGGGCGAAGCTGTCCATCAATAAGAGGCGGCAGCCAGCCGGGGCGTTCGGGTCCATTCCATCTGACGCGTCCAAAGCAAGCGGCGCCAGGGAGCAGAGTCTGAATCCGCAGTGCAGCTCAGGACATGTGCGCCGCCAGATTGCACTACTCTTCTTCTTGCTGCTTGGCCTCTGCGTAATCGGCAGCGGCCTTGCGGCGCAGACCCTCGATGACGAAGCGCTGACGCAGCGCCTGGAACGCCTGCGCAGCGACCCGATCCTGCGCGAGCTGCTGCGGCAACGGGGCGATTCGCTTAACCCCACGCAAAAGCGGCTGCTGTCCGAGCGTATTGATCTGCTTGGGCCGGCGGAACTCAACGCCGCTCTCAGCGAACTTGGGCTTTCCACCGAGGGTTCAGAACTGTCCCGACGAACGCGGCTCAAAGTTGCGCTGGCTGTCGAATCGGCCCCGGAGTTGCCGGCCCCCGCGCCGTTGGCGCGCATCGGCATTGAAAACGCGGCAGAAGGCGAATTCATGCAGGGCGAAGACGACGAGCGCGGTCTTCTGCGCCTCAGCGGGCGGATTCGCGTTCGACTGCCGCAGGGCTATTTCCTGGCCGATCGTGTCATCGTCGATACCAGGCGCGAAGAGCTCTATGCCGATGGCGAGCTGGTCTACATCGACGGCGATAGCGAAGTTCGCGCCGATCGTATCATCTACAACTTCAAACAACAGACTGGAATTCTCTACAATGCATCGGGCTTTGCCAGTCCGGTGCACTTTGTGGGCCGCAATGTCACTCAGATAGGCAGCGGCCGCTTCAGTCTTTCGCACGCTTACTTTACCACCTGTGCCGAAGAGAAGCCGCACTACAACTTCACAGCGCGTCGCGTCTGGATCTACGACAACAACAAGATTTTTGCAGTGGGCGCGCTTTACTATGTGGGCGGCGTTCCGCTTCTGCCTTTGCCTTTTCTTTTTGCTTCCGATTGGGGAACCGGCATCATTGCCCAGGTCGGCCTCAGCCAGGTGCAGGGCTGGTATTTACAGACTACGTATCAATTTGGCGTTCCGGAGGCGTCGCTGTCCAGCTGGCAGCCCATGGCCTATCGTTTCACCCTCGACTACTATCAGAATACCGGGCAGGCGGCTGGCGTAGAATTGTACCGCTTTTCGCCCGGGCTCAGCTATATTTTGCAGCTGGGCGCCGCGCACTACCGTCGCTATGGCGCAGCGGGGGACTATCGCGATCAGGACCAGGTGCGCATTACAAATCAAGTGCAGCGCTGCTATGGCACGCCCGGACAGCTGGGCTACTATTGCACGCGCGGCGAGGACGAGCAGCAATGGTACAAGGCCTTTGCCTTGCTCAGCTACCGCGGCGGATCGCCGGCCGATAATGTAACTCGCAATCTCTATTTGCGCTACGAAGACTATGCCAATCAGCTTTATGAATTTGAGTTTGGCGGTCGTTTCACGCCGGATTCTACCATTCCTGCTCTGTACAAAGATGGCGAGGCTGGACGCGGGCTGATCCGTCCGCTGACCAACTGGAGCCTGACCTACAGCGAGCAGCGCGACGACCTTACGATTCGTATCGCTGCTACGCGCAATAACTACTGGCTATCGACCACCGATGCGACCAATGGTCAATATGTTCCAACCAACGACGTTCTGCCTTCAATCGATCTGGAAAAGCGTCTGCGTCTGGGGTTGATTCCCGTCCTTGATATCCCGCTTTACTGGGATCATTTTCTGCACAGCGACTTGAGCAAACAGTACACCGCCGTGCAACAGTCCGGTGGCGAGTATAAGAGCGAGGAATATCGAGCGCTGAACAAGAACTCCTACCGCACTGGATTTCGTTCCTACCTGAGCTTTTACCCCTGGATCAGTTTCGAGCCCGGCATCGGCGTCGGCGCGCAAAAGACAATTGCTTCCGCCAACAACGCCTCCGCCGCCGATGACGCGGCGCTGCAACGCGAGGTCCGCAAGCAGAGCTACGAATACTGGTTCAGCGAAAATTCCCTCACCCTGGGTCCGGATCTACTGTTCTTGCGAGCCACGCACCGTTTAAAGGAGTCCGCCCACGAGGAGCAGAACGATGTTCCGCCGGTCAATATCACCGACTACAATGGCAGCCAGAAGCAAAATGAAACCGACCTCTCGCTGGAGTTCCATCCGCTGCTCAATCTGGGTTTTGCTGTAAACAGCATCTACGACCACCGTGAGTTTCCCTTTGAGGTGCGCAGTCGCGATCGCTGGTCCTACCCGATCTTGCGCAGCGATATTTATCTGGACTTCTTGAATCTCTTTGGGCGCGAGCGCGAAAACTTGCTTTCGCGCAATCGCGTGCACTTCCTGGGTTTGCGCTTGATCGACGACTATGTCTATAATCCGGTGCTGAAACGCGACCATTCCAACGTCTTTGGGGCAACGCTGGAGATGGGCGGATTTGATCTGTGGTTTCTGCGCCGCCTGCGCTACCTGGAGTTGAGCTACTACTGGTACCACGTCTACTACAACCCGGAGCTCGATCATATGCGTTTCGCGCTGAAGCTCGACGTGCAACTGTGGAGCTGGGGATATTTTGAGTCGGAGCTGGAGTCGCGCGCCGTGGATGCCGGTCGCTACGATCGCGACTCGCTGGATCGCAACGGCGCCTCCAACTACCGCGCCTTTTCCAATGATGTCGTGGATTCCAGCGGTCTCGGCGGCCGCCAGGCTCGTGAAAAGGCGGTCTTCAACACCGCTTATTTCCGCAGCGCTCTGGTGCTGGATTTGCATGATTGGGAGTACCGTTTCGGATACGAGCTGGAGCAGCGTACGCTCTTTGGCGGCGTTACGGCGGTGCGCGTGGTCAATTTCTACGACAATCGCTTCACTTTCAGCGCGACGCTGCTGCGTTTTGATCTAGGCGGTATCGCGGCACGACCAAGCCGCTTCCTGATCAATCGCGCCCGGGTGCGTCAAAGCGAAATCGGACGGGCTACGCTCTACCAATAATATGCTTCGCGAAAAAAATCAGACATTCAAACTCATGTTCATCGGTCTGGATCTGATCCTGGCCCTGCTTTCTTTTGCTCTGGCTTTTGCAGTGCATTTCCTGTTGCTCTCGCCGGAAAAGCGCGCCCAGTTCAATCCCGACGTCGACGGCTTGCTGGCGCCTGGCGCTCAATTGGGCCCGCAGCATGCCCTCGGGTTGACCTACCTGTATCTTGGGATCTTTGTGGCCTTCAGTCAGGTAATTGTATTTATCGCGACCGATCTCTATCATCCGCGTCGCGGTCAAAATTGGCTGCGTGAACTGCTGGCCATTGTGCGCGGCGTGGGCCTGAATCTTCTGGTCATTCTGGCGCTGCTCTTCTTCTACCGCGGTACGAGTTTTTCGAGGGCCGTGATTCTGTACAACTTCGGTCTATCGATTGCACTGGTAGCGGCCGGACATTACATCTTTCGCCTTGTGCTGGCGCGCATGCGGGCGCGCGGCTACAACTTGCGCAACGTGCTGGTCCTTGGCAGCGGAGAGGGAGCCCGACGCTTTCTGGAGGCGCTGGGGCGGCGGCCGCTGTATGGCTACAGAGTCGTGGGCTTGCTTGGTCCCCGTCAGAAAGCGATTCGGGAGCTGAAGCCTTTGATCAAGGGCGGTATCGGCGATCTGGAGAAAATCGCCGGCCGGCTCGAGCCGGATCTGGTTGTCTACGCCGCGGAGCATGATCTACCGGCCTTGCGCCGGGTAGTTGAATTTTGCGATCGCGAGGGCCTCGACTGTCGCGTCATTCCGGAGGTTGTGGAAATTGTCGCCGCTCACGCACGAATGGAGGACATCGACGGGATTCCGCTGCTGGCCATACGCGAGATACCGCTGCGCAACGGCTACAATCGCTTTATCAAACGCGCCTTTGATGTCGCCTTTGCCAGTTTTGCCCTCGCGTTGCTCTTGCCGCTGCTGCTGCTGATTGCATTGTTGATCAAGCTGACCATGCCCGGTCCGATCTTCTTTCGGCAGGAACGCGTGGGCCTCGATCGCCGCAATTTCTGGCTCTTGAAATTTCGTACGATGGTCGTCCAGGAGCGAGACAGTTCCGATCAAGTCTGGGGCGGCAAACAGGACCAGCGCGTGACGGCGCTTGGTCGCCTCTTGCGCAAGACCTCGCTGGACGAACTGCCGCAATTCTGGAATGTGCTGGTCGGTAATATGTCCGTCGTCGGGCCGCGACCGGAGCGTCCCTACTTTGTGCAGCAGTTCAAATCGCGTTACAGCCAGTATATGCGCCGCCATGCGGTAAAAAGCGGCATCACCGGCTGGGCCCAGGTGCAGGGCTTGCGCGGCGATACCTCCATCGAAAAACGCGCCGAGGCCGATATCTACTATATTGAGAACTGGTCCTTCTGGCTGGACCTGGCCATCGTAATGCGAACGCTGCCCGCGGTGGTACGCAGCCCCGGCGACGGCTGAGCGCTTGGGCCTACAACAGGAACCATCGCCAGCGGATGGAAAACTCATAGCCGGGCGACGCTTGCGCTTCGCTGGCGGGGGGCCAATCTGTGGCGGCGTTTGACAGTCCTGCTTCGAGTTCAAACTCCGGAAGGGTCCTGGAATGTTCCTCTTCCAGCCAGCGGCCGGTCTGGTAGACGGAGAGGCCGGTCAGCAGCAGATGCAAGCTCAGGGCCAGCGTAGATAAATACGAGCGTCGATCCGCTTCGCGCTGAAAGCCGTCCGAATTTCGAAAACCGCTGCTATAGGGATCGCGGTAGTAGAGGCCAGGGCCATAGTAAAGGTCGGCCAGTCTGGCGGCGCGCGCCGCGCTGCGATATTCTAAGTATTCTATATGTTTAACATATGCATAGTAAGCAGTGGCCAGCCGACCGCCGGCAAAAAAAGCGGCCCAGCCGTAGTCTCCTCTGCGCAGGGCGCCGGCGCCGGGGGCCGCAAGGTCCAGGGCGATCCACGCGGGCTTCGACGGCGCTTCAGCGGCGGACGAAGCGGGTTGCTCCGGCGCCGGCGTTTGCGCTCCAACTTCAGCTTCGGGGCTGGCGCCAGAGCACAGGCAGATTGCAAAAAAACAGGCAGCAAATTTAACGCTCAGGCTCACAGCAAGCTCAATCCGACCGTGTTGCTTGGATAGGATTCCGCGCCGCCGTTCCAGGCGGTTACGACAAAGTACAGCGTACCGGTGAAGGGACTCGCTTCCACGGAGTAGAAATTTACTGCACTGCGATCTAGAAGATCGCCGGCGCGGTAGAAGTCCTGTGGCGGGCCGTCCAGATACAGATAAATGCGGTATTCGTAGACGGGGATGCCAGCGGCCGGATCCAGCGCCAGGTCCCAGCGCAAATTGATTGCTTCGGCGTACGGATCGTAGCTAGCGCTCAAATGTTGCGGCGTAGCAGGCCGACCGCCGCCCTCGATCAGCCAAGGCGCCAGAATGAACTGCCACTCCGGAGTGGTTTGCGGCTGCTGGCAGGAGCAACACAGGACCATCGCCAACGCCAGCAGGCGTCTCAGGCTAATGTTCATGGCTCTTCTACCGTGTATCGCGGCGCAGCTTCTGACCGGACGAACAAAGCAAAGCGGAGATTGGCGGCGATACGTTCATTTTCGGGGCACAAACCGTTTGCCCGGCTGATAGAGTCCAGCGCCTGCTGCTGGTCGCCAATTGCGCGCTCGGCCACGCCGCGATCGTTCCACCAGCGACAATCTTGCTCCAGGGGCGTCGCCAGCAGACTCTGCAAGAGCTGCACAAAGTTGCCGGATAGGATGAGAAGGCGTCGCTCTTCGACCAGATCCTCAGGCAGCAGAAAGTGGACTACGCTGCTGCGCTCGATCGACTGCGAGGCTTCGCCAGCTGCAACGGGCAGCGGAACCCGGCTTCGAAAGCGCACGGCCAGCGATGGGGCGCAGCCGACGCTGCAGCAAAGAAGGAAGACCCCGGCCTTTCGACGCACCTGGCAGGTGAGCGGCGACGCGCCGCCAGGCAAAAGCGAAAAATGGAAAAAAAGACTTTTGTCAGCAGGGGCCCGGGAGCGACTGACTTGAGGTCTTGACGATGGTCCTTTGGCGCAGATGGTCGATGCTTGCCCTGGTTCTGGCAGCGCTCAGCTTCCTGGCGATCGGCTGTCAAAAAGACAGCGCTGCGGACACCGATAGCGGGCGAGAACTCAGCCTCTATTTGCTGGCCTGTCCCACAGGGCCCTTTGCCTGCTACGAATCCTGTACCACGCAGAATGACGCGAATGGCAATGGCACCATTGAAGGCGCCGAGACCTTTAACTTCAACATCTGCGCCCAATCCTGCCAGAGCCGCTGCAGTTTTGCTTTCCTGTTCTACGTGCTGAACAATGAAGAATAGCCTGCTCAGGGTCCGTTGATCGTGCGATTGAGCCGCGACCAGGAGGACCAGAGCCTTGCCCGGTTTGCTTCGTACTCCGCCGGCGGCAGTACCATCCAGGCCTCAAAGTCGCGTTCGCCCTGACGGGTTTGGCGCAAGTATTCCTCTCTGGTATCCGCGTCGAAGGCGCCCACGCCGCCTTCCAGCGCGCGGCGCGATCGAATAAAGAAGATTCGCAGTTGCAAGTAAGTCCGCTTGCGCTCTACATCCGTCAGCGAGACAAATATGGGATCTGTGACGGTGCGTTGCACGGCCTCGGCGGCGTTGGCATGCGCGCGCTGCAGCGCACGTTGACTTTCCTCCGTGCTTTGCGCATTGCGCCATAACCAGCTGCCGCTGAAAAGCAACGCGCAAAACGCAAGCGATGGCAACGGCAGTAGGATGTGACGCGCCTGCTCGTCATTCAGACGGTCGCGCAGCCAGTAGAAGAGCAGCAAATGAAGCGGCGTTTGAAACAAGGTCTTCAGATCCCAGTCAGCGGGATAGCCGATGGCTGGCGTCCAGACCAGGGTCAGAAGGGCGCAACCAGCCAATGCGCTGAGCGCAAATCGGTTGGGGGCCGCCACTGAAAGCGTGCGCCACATCGAAGATCCCTGCAATCTGGCCT
This genomic stretch from Leptospirales bacterium harbors:
- a CDS encoding undecaprenyl-phosphate glucose phosphotransferase, with translation MLREKNQTFKLMFIGLDLILALLSFALAFAVHFLLLSPEKRAQFNPDVDGLLAPGAQLGPQHALGLTYLYLGIFVAFSQVIVFIATDLYHPRRGQNWLRELLAIVRGVGLNLLVILALLFFYRGTSFSRAVILYNFGLSIALVAAGHYIFRLVLARMRARGYNLRNVLVLGSGEGARRFLEALGRRPLYGYRVVGLLGPRQKAIRELKPLIKGGIGDLEKIAGRLEPDLVVYAAEHDLPALRRVVEFCDREGLDCRVIPEVVEIVAAHARMEDIDGIPLLAIREIPLRNGYNRFIKRAFDVAFASFALALLLPLLLLIALLIKLTMPGPIFFRQERVGLDRRNFWLLKFRTMVVQERDSSDQVWGGKQDQRVTALGRLLRKTSLDELPQFWNVLVGNMSVVGPRPERPYFVQQFKSRYSQYMRRHAVKSGITGWAQVQGLRGDTSIEKRAEADIYYIENWSFWLDLAIVMRTLPAVVRSPGDG
- a CDS encoding radical SAM protein — protein: MLILDFYVDEPACFGVPPYLSPYARYVAGALADAGIPAHAISYLTVDQWRAQGKSLAECPQLAILIAGATVPGKYLGGKIGTVAETLEFLDWQQRNNRGGITLLGGPLRYASTEIRSAIEQRGGILVRGDIELYAFEAASARRRMSDRLQELKSMHGAALGARRNYQQVDRWAERGAFLGNLHPNFPYLILELETYRGCTRDVFCSFCTEAFYGRPEFRPLPGILAETAELYRMGHRFFRLGRQADLMTYLPDMDDFQNSFPRPRPESLQSLYSGIRQAAPDLQLLHLDNINPGLIATFPAESREIIRIIAEHNTPGDTAAMGLESADPAVIQLNDLKCDADQAMRAIEIVNEFGALRDGGIPRLLPGINLLHGLPGESDGSFEKNFNFLKQVMDRGLLLRRINIRQTVTFQRTKLDQMQKNPELQGGAGRKRRRPQALEQRFLYYRDRIRKEIDHPMLLKNFPPGVCLHYVILEARNQGFFLGRALGSYPVTCKIPESDAQATAAFQAKRPITAIVLGAEERSLLTMSWPIQINRLGQRALEQIPGLGKKRATRLLLSRPIVSFERLAEVIEAVPFGSSADYDFSNDLDAGEMQARRKQSAALAQASPEAS
- a CDS encoding sterol desaturase family protein, coding for MMQVLLQIYTEPRFFQIVFGTVLVALASFLIMATPLTILAILDPPALRRYRIQPRRGNWRKMLPDSLEQLAINVALTLLGSILLWPLLRLSGIHSGPWPAWYVVIASVAAFAILDDFLFYCLHFAMHRSRWLYRKIHSVHHRFPTPIALSGNYMHPLEYMLISLLVTIGPALIGAHVGVFWIWVVFRQWEAAEQHSGYDFPFNPMRLLPLYDGARYHDFHHSKFFGNYSGLLSWTDTVFGTRAPRYDEYLSTRRSAAAEVEDPFAGGKGDVA
- a CDS encoding fibronectin type III domain-containing protein, which translates into the protein MNISLRRLLALAMVLCCSCQQPQTTPEWQFILAPWLIEGGGRPATPQHLSASYDPYAEAINLRWDLALDPAAGIPVYEYRIYLYLDGPPQDFYRAGDLLDRSAVNFYSVEASPFTGTLYFVVTAWNGGAESYPSNTVGLSLL
- a CDS encoding SDR family oxidoreductase; the encoded protein is MHRSGCAQKDFALQGAAPSSSQMGEIVFFTGFPGFLGSELLPRVLARHGASVRALCLIQREFRAVAEERLRSLTTRYPPLQDRVELREGDIVRSDLGLSGLGELSEQVVEVFHLAAIYDLAVAREPALRVNVLGTENMLHFAGACRQLRRFQYMSTCYVSGRYAGAFTEEDLDRGAPFNNYYEETKHLAEVAVRKSMAAGLPATIYRPSIVVGDSRSGATQKYDGPYYIIQLLLRQKEIAIAPVLGRARYTRVNVAPRDFVVDAVAELSGQERSLGRTYALADPEALTVREMLSVLAQATGRQLIRAPLPAMLARKALENIAPLQQWMRIPPEALDYFTHPTYYTCTNALRDLANSGIRCPRFADYAPTLVQYMREHPEIPTGGMS
- a CDS encoding DUF2804 domain-containing protein — its product is MWLEEKRVLRFRRGPLSALLQLPRLLAHWRDKEWWYSGLYHPPSGVYLSWYCVRVNIADSFTITLFDPALPRPLQWTRILYTEPKIPPEQLSLHYQSRGAQFSYEGSLERGWRLRFRSGEWQADLEIAPGTSPFTKFDNEIIERYALLHLFQNTARGELCIGDRRYIFDGALGYYDHCFGRVPAQTGWHWLAVQNKDAALASLVNYGPYAQRYTEAYLQPAIPAPRNAQWVRLEQSVSFERERPADWRQPWRVSSSDMKLDLEVLQYRTNVQHIPPLTRFIVDLKHTEAYVRATGRLRIDGRWVDPGPMYGVLEEHYGRW